In a genomic window of Nyctibius grandis isolate bNycGra1 chromosome 4, bNycGra1.pri, whole genome shotgun sequence:
- the LOC137661717 gene encoding fibrinogen-like protein 1-like protein: MLLTSSVGFILFLLYHCTVSVSTKEPVVLANAHLLPQRGYERLGNTNEKDYPRDCFEILQRSKGNSRDGLYIIQPKEDPIVVSCNMQDGGWTVIQHITANSTVDFDRTWQDYKYGFGSVHDNHWLGNEYMHQLTSSSVQYILGVKLVNLNAEIKWGQYEPFLIEDEDSQYRIRVGLYKGNATDALTLDTEAYLHDNQKFTTKDRDNDNYFQNCAKLEHNGIPGGGWWYDACAGANLNRRNVIYWQKDCNKQCMCKFAWMMIKPIEHSLSYPTKSCLCQKVEL, encoded by the exons ATGCTGTTGACGAGCTCAGTGGGATTTATTCTGTTCTTGCTCTATCATTGCACTGTGTCAGTGAGCACCAAAGAGCCAGTGGTCTTGGCTAATGCCCACCTTCTCCCCCAAAGAGGCTATGAGAGACTGGGTAACACCAATGAAAAAG ACTATCCAAGGGATTGTTTTGAGATTTTGCAGCGCTCCAAAGGAAATTCCAGAGATGGTCTTTACATCATTCAGCCAAAGGAGGACCCAATTGTTGTCTCTTGTAACATGCAGGATGGTGGCTGGACAGTAATCCAGCACATTACAGCCAATAGTACTGTGGACTTTGATAGGACCTGGCAGGATTACAAATACGGATTTGGCTCTGTTCATGACAACCACTGGTTAGGAAATGAATATATGCATCAGTTAACTAGCAGCTCCGTGCAATATATACTTGGAGTTAAACTTGTAAACCTAAATGCTGAAATCAAATGGGGACAGTACGAACCATTCCTTATTGAAGATGAAGACTCTCAATACCGAATCAGGGTTGGTCTATACAAAGGCAACGCCACTGATGCTCTGACTCTGGACACAGAAGCTTATCTCCATGACAACCAGAAGTTCACCACCAAGGACAGAGACAATGACAATTACTTTCAGAATTGTGCTAAACTGGAACACAATGGCATTCCTGGGGGAGGCTGGTGGTATGATGCGTGTGCTGGAGCAAATCTGAACCGTAGGAATGTGATATACTGGCAAAAGGACTGCAACAAGCAATGCATGTGCAAGTTTGCATGGATGATGATCAAACCCATTGAGCACAGCCTGTCATATCCAACCAAGTCCTGTCTATGTCAGAAAGTTGAACTGTAG
- the CHRM5 gene encoding muscarinic acetylcholine receptor M5 produces MEVNLFSNSTVVNSSSINHKQLEGHSLWEIITIATVTAIVSLITIVGNILVMISFKVNSQLKTVNNYYLLSLACADLIIGIFSMNLYTSYILIGHWSLGSLACDLWLALDYVASNASVMNLLVISFDRYFSITRPLTYRAKRTPKRAGIMIGLAWLISFVLWAPVILCWQYFVGERTVPPEECQIQFLYEPIITFGTAIAAFYIPVSVMTILYCRIYKETEKRTKDLAELQGSESVAEFETIKPQKALLKSCFSCKQQNLVKRERCQASWSSSSRSTSATVKASQAASSCNDWAKADQLTTCSSYASSEEEDKLATDSIFQVTYKSPSKGKAEEFNESTDVVVKDQPEENDFENRKYFLSPVKGHVQKSKKCVAYKFRLVVKADGTQEANNGCRKVKITPCSAALSKDPSIKSMDPNVNNQITKRKRMVLIKERKAAQTLSAILLAFIITWTPYNIMVLISTFCSDCIPLTLWHLGYWLCYVNSTVNPICYALCNKTFRKTFKMLLFCQWKKKKVEEKLYWQGNTRLP; encoded by the coding sequence ATGGAAGTAAATTTATTCAGCAATTCTACTGTTGTAAACAGTTCATCCATCAACCATAAGCAGTTAGAAGGGCATAGCCTCTGGGAAATCATTACTATTGCCACGGTAACTGCAATTGTAAGCTTAATAACCATAGTGGGAAATATTCTTGTAATGATATCCTTCAAGGTTAACAGTCAGCTCAAAACTGTCAACAATTATTACTTGCTGAGCCTCGCCTGTGCAGATCTCATCATTGGAATATTTTCTATGAACCTTTATACATCTTATATACTCATAGGCCATTGGTCTCTTGGAAGCCTTGCCTGCGACCTGTGGCTAGCACTGGACTATGTAGCTAGCAACGCCTCAGTAATGAACCTCCTAGTCATCAGTTTTGACAGATATTTTTCCATCACAAGGCCTTTAACTTACAGGGCCAAGCGCACGCCCAAAAGAGCAGGCATCATGATTGGTCTGGCTTGGCTCATTTCCTTCGTGTTGTGGGCACCCGTAATCTTGTGCTGGCAGTATTTTGTGGGTGAACGAACAGTACCACCTGAAGAGTGCCAGATACAGTTTTTATATGAGCCCATTATCACCTTTGGTACTGCAATTGCTGCTTTTTACATTCCAGTGTCCGTGATGACCATTCTGTATTGCCGCATCTATAAAGAGACGGAGAAACGTACCAAGGACCTTGCTGAACTGCAGGGTTCGGAGTCTGTGGCAGAATTTGAGACTATAAAGCCTCAGAAAGCTCTCCTGAAGTCTTGCTTCAGTTGCAAGCAACAAAACTTAGTCAAAAGAGAGAGGTGTCAGGCTTCCTGGTCTTCATCTAGTCGAAGCACATCAGCTACGGTGAAAGCCTCTCAGGCAGCAAGTTCTTGTAACGACTGGGCTAAGGCTGACCAGTTAACCACCTGCAGCAGCTATGCATCTTCAGAAGAGGAGGATAAACTTGCCACTGATTCCATTTTCCAAGTAACTTACAAAAGTCCATCTAAAGGTAAGGCAGAAGAGTTTAATGAGAGTACAGATGTTGTTGTCAAAGACCAACCTGAAGAAAATGATTTTGAGAACCGGAAATACTTTTTGTCACCTGTCAAAGGCCATgtacaaaaaagtaaaaaatgtgtGGCCTATAAATTCCGGTTGGTGGTTAAGGCTGATGGCACTCAGGAAGCCAACAATGGTTGCCGTAAAGTAAAAATAACTCCTtgttctgctgctctgtcaAAGGATCCTTCCATCAAAAGCATGGATCCAAATGTAAATAACCAAATCACCAAAAGGAAACGGATGGTTCTTATAAAGGAACGCAAAGCAGCACAGACTTTAAGTGCCATTCTTTTGGCTTTTATCATCACATGGACTCCCTACAATATCATGGTTTTGATCTCCACATTCTGCTCTGACTGCATTCCCCTGACACTGTGGCACCTTGGATATTGGCTATGCTATGTGAACAGCACTGTTAACCCCATTTGTTATGCCCTCTGTAACAAAACTTTCAGGAAAACTTTTaagatgctgcttttctgccagtggaaaaagaaaaaagtggaagaGAAACTATACTGGCAGGGCAATACCAGACTGCCATGA